One region of Candidatus Hydrogenedentota bacterium genomic DNA includes:
- a CDS encoding bi-domain-containing oxidoreductase, producing the protein MKQVLVKGGKVQLLDVPPPAIGPGMALVRVSHSLISSGTESGFVSEGGLASYVLKKARDPLNIEKVKRKLASVGVKGTLDVIRNKLFEFQAPGYSTSGVVAATGPDTPGLRVGDRVACAGVGYASHAEYNAVPHQLLTPIPDGVDFDEAAFVALCAIAMQGVRRAQTTLGETFLVLGLGLVGQLTCQIVRAAGCRAIGCDPIAAKRALAQELGADAVCAPGELPDLTADWTGGYGADGVIICAASKESGVTNQALDLCRQKGRVVVVGAVGMELQREPLYTKELDFLLSCSYGPGRYNAQYEEKGLDYPISYVRWTEGRNMAESLRLIADRRLRVKPLISLVRPVDAAQEAYDAVLDPATNTVAALLSYGLDAPATVQAPSRVFTLRAAREDAGEIGVAVIGAGNLAQGFHLPNLTRIPGCRLVAVADAKGSVAKQAGDKFGAQYCTTDYADVLNDRKVRAVVIATRHNLHKEIALAAAAAGKHILVEKPMALTVPDCEEMCEAVSRAGVLLTVGFNRRFSTYAAQAKAAMARARGPKMILYRCNAGPLPLGHWATDPVEGGGRIVGEAVHFFDLCCWFLGADPVSVAAERIDADSADTIAEDNLCVTLRYPDGSLANVFYCCVGAPALPKERIEWYGGNGGIIIDDFHGVDIAGLPGKSVRKRTVDKGMRGLLENFIQAVRGEAELSVTAQHGLRATRIARAALDSARGTGTAP; encoded by the coding sequence ATGAAACAAGTCTTGGTGAAGGGCGGCAAAGTCCAGCTGCTGGATGTGCCGCCGCCCGCCATCGGGCCGGGCATGGCGCTGGTCCGTGTCAGCCATTCGCTCATCAGTTCCGGCACGGAGTCCGGGTTCGTGTCGGAAGGCGGGCTTGCGTCGTACGTGCTCAAGAAGGCCCGCGACCCGCTCAACATCGAGAAGGTGAAACGAAAGCTGGCCAGCGTCGGCGTCAAGGGCACGCTGGATGTCATCAGGAACAAGCTGTTCGAGTTTCAGGCGCCCGGCTATAGCACTTCCGGCGTCGTTGCCGCGACCGGACCGGACACGCCCGGGCTGCGCGTGGGCGACCGGGTCGCGTGCGCGGGCGTAGGTTACGCCTCGCACGCCGAATACAACGCCGTTCCGCATCAACTGCTCACGCCCATCCCCGACGGCGTGGATTTCGACGAGGCGGCGTTCGTCGCACTGTGCGCGATTGCCATGCAGGGCGTGCGCCGCGCGCAAACCACGCTGGGCGAGACGTTCCTGGTGCTCGGCCTCGGCCTCGTGGGACAGCTGACCTGCCAGATCGTGCGCGCCGCAGGCTGCCGCGCCATCGGCTGCGACCCGATCGCCGCGAAACGCGCATTGGCGCAGGAACTGGGCGCGGACGCGGTCTGCGCGCCCGGCGAACTGCCGGACCTGACGGCCGACTGGACCGGCGGCTACGGCGCGGACGGGGTCATCATCTGCGCGGCGTCCAAGGAGAGCGGGGTTACCAATCAGGCGCTGGACCTGTGCCGGCAGAAAGGCCGCGTGGTCGTCGTCGGCGCCGTGGGCATGGAACTGCAGCGCGAACCACTGTACACGAAGGAACTCGATTTCCTGCTGTCCTGCTCCTACGGCCCGGGCCGGTACAACGCGCAATACGAGGAAAAAGGGCTCGATTACCCCATCAGCTACGTGCGCTGGACCGAAGGCCGGAACATGGCGGAATCGCTGCGTCTCATCGCGGATCGCAGACTTCGCGTCAAGCCGCTCATATCCTTAGTGCGCCCCGTCGATGCCGCGCAGGAAGCCTACGACGCCGTGCTCGACCCCGCCACGAACACGGTCGCCGCGTTGCTCAGCTATGGTCTCGACGCGCCGGCAACGGTCCAAGCGCCCAGCCGGGTGTTCACGCTGCGGGCCGCGCGGGAAGACGCGGGCGAAATCGGCGTGGCGGTAATCGGCGCGGGCAACCTCGCGCAGGGGTTTCATCTGCCGAATCTGACACGAATTCCCGGTTGCCGCCTTGTGGCGGTGGCGGACGCGAAAGGCTCGGTGGCCAAGCAGGCCGGCGACAAGTTCGGCGCGCAGTATTGCACCACCGATTACGCGGATGTGCTGAATGACCGCAAAGTGCGGGCGGTGGTCATCGCCACGCGCCACAATCTGCACAAGGAAATCGCCTTGGCCGCCGCCGCGGCGGGCAAGCACATCCTTGTTGAAAAGCCCATGGCGTTGACCGTCCCCGACTGCGAGGAGATGTGCGAGGCCGTTTCGCGCGCGGGCGTGTTGCTCACCGTGGGATTCAACCGGCGCTTCTCGACCTATGCGGCGCAGGCGAAGGCCGCCATGGCGCGCGCGCGCGGACCCAAGATGATTCTCTACCGCTGCAATGCCGGGCCCTTGCCGCTCGGGCACTGGGCCACCGACCCCGTCGAAGGCGGCGGCCGCATCGTGGGCGAAGCGGTCCATTTCTTCGACCTGTGCTGCTGGTTCCTCGGCGCGGATCCCGTGTCCGTAGCCGCGGAACGCATCGACGCGGACTCGGCGGACACCATCGCGGAAGACAACCTCTGCGTTACGCTGCGCTATCCCGACGGTTCCCTCGCGAACGTCTTCTATTGCTGCGTGGGCGCGCCCGCTTTGCCCAAGGAACGCATCGAGTGGTACGGCGGCAACGGCGGCATCATCATTGACGATTTCCATGGCGTCGACATCGCCGGCTTGCCCGGAAAGAGCGTCCGCAAGAGAACGGTCGACAAGGGCATGCGCGGCCTGCTCGAGAACTTCATCCAGGCCGTGCGCGGCGAGGCGGAGTTGAGCGTAACGGCCCAGCATGGCCTGCGCGCCACGCGCATCGCGCGCGCGGCATTGGACAGCGCCCGCGGAACCGGAACCGCGCCGTGA